From one Malus sylvestris chromosome 1, drMalSylv7.2, whole genome shotgun sequence genomic stretch:
- the LOC126633314 gene encoding phosphoinositide phospholipase C 6-like isoform X1 — MGDSNAPHHNYKMFKCFNRKFKASEAGPPPDVKAVFAKYAQGGDRMSIDQFRTFLVEHQGESALTISDAHTILLQFTTHHPGEAAQHKKHVGGLSLQDFFHFLFLEEFNAPIRSQVHHDMNAPVSHYFIYTGHNSYLTGNQLSSDCSDVPIIKALQKGVKVIELDLWPNSAKDDVQVYHGRTLTAPVTLIKCLKSIKEHAFDKSPYPVVITFEDHLTPKLQAKVAELVIKTFGDTLHYPEAEDQMVEFPSPESLKNRIIISTKPPKECSESKSSKGKGSGRSSSEESGSDQDEEAIHSANAAEANSYQQSAPEYKRLITIHAGKPSGELKDALAVGDKVRRLSLSEQKLEKAAEDHGTDVVRFTQKNVLRVYPKGTRFNSSNYEPHVGWMHGAQMVAFNMQGKDKYNWLMHGMFKANGGCGYLKKPDFLMCKGPKGEVFDPKNALKVKKTLKVKIYMGNGWHLDFSRTHFDSFSPPDFYTKVYIVGVPADCGKFKTKIIEDDWIPVWDEEFAFPMTVPELAILRLEVREYDRSEKDDFGGQTCLPVSELKPGIRAVPLYDKKGEKYKSVRLLIRFQFE; from the exons ATGGGGGACAGCAATGCACCGCACCACAATTACAAGATGTTCAAGTGCTTCAACCGGAAGTTCAAGGCTAGCGAGGCCGGCCCGCCGCCCGACGTCAAGGCGGTGTTCGCCAAGTACGCTCAGGGCGGGGACCGGATGTCCATCGACCAGTTCCGGACCTTTCTGGTCGAGCACCAGGGCGAGTCGGCCCTCACAATCTCCGACGCCCACACTATCCTCCTCCAGTTCACGACCCACCACCCGGGCGAGGCCGCGCAGCACAAGAAGCACGTGGGGGGACTCTCTCTCCAGGATTTCTTTCATTTCTTGTTCCTTGAAGAGTTCAACGCCCCAATCAGAAGTCAG GTACACCATGATATGAATGCTCCGGTATCACATTACTTCATATACACAGGGCATAATTCCTACCTTACTGGGAATCAACTGAGTAGTGATTGCAGCGATGTCCCAATCATCAAGGCATTGCAAAAGGGTGTTAAAGTAATTGAACTTGATCTGTGGCCAAACTCTGCAAAAGATGATGTTCAAGTTTATCATGGAAG GACCTTGACCGCTCCTGTGACGCTAATCAAATGCTTGAAGTCGATAAAAGAACATGCTTTTGATAAATCACCATACCCCGTTGTTATAACTTTTGAAGATCACCTCACTCCCAAGCTTCAGGCTAAAGTTGCAGAG TTAGTTATCAAAACATTTGGAGACACGCTGCATTATCCGGAGGCAGAAGACCAAATGGTAGAATTCCCATCACCCGAATCTTTAAAAAACCGAATTATTATCTCAACAAAACCGCCAAAAGAATGTAGCGAATCAAAGAGTTCGAAGGGCAAGGGTAGTGGAAGGTCTTCATCTGAAGAG AGTGGCAGTGATCAAGATGAAGAGGCTATCCACAGTGCCAATGCAGCTGAAGCCAATTCATACCAACAATCAGCGCCTGAGTACAAGCGTCTCATAACAATCCACGCTGGAAAACCATCAGGTGAATTAAAGGATGCTCTAGCAGTTGGTGATAAAGTTAGACGTCTTAGTTTGAGTGAACAAAAACTTGAAAAGGCGGCTGAAGATCATGGAACTGATGTCGTAAG GTTCACACAGAAGAATGTTCTAAGGGTGTACCCGAAAGGAACACGATTCAACTCCTCAAATTACGAACCACATGTTGGCTGGATGCATGGAGCTCAAATGGTTGCATTTAATATGCAG GGAAAGGACAAGTACAATTGGCTGATGCATGGGATGTTTAAAGCCAACGGAGGGTGTGGTTACTTAAAAAAGCCGGACTTTTTGATGTGCAAGGGTCCGAAAGGTGAGGTCTTCGATCCTAAAAACGCCTTgaaagtgaaaaagacattgaag GTGAAAATATACATGGGAAATGGATGGCACTTGGATTTTAGCCGGACGCACTTTGATTCCTTCTCCCCACCCGACTTCTACACAAAG GTCTATATTGTTGGAGTGCCAGCAGATTGTggtaaattcaaaacaaaaataattgagGATGATTGGATACCTGTATGGGACGAAGAGTTTGCATTCCCTATGACTGTTCCCGAGCTTGCCATACTCCGGTTAGAAGTCCGGGAGTATGACAGGTCCGAGAAAGATGATTTTGGCGGGCAGACGTGTCTGCCCGTCTCCGAGCTAAAGCCCGGGATCAGGGCAGTCCCCCTGTATGATAAGAAGGGGGAGAAATACAAATCTGTAAGGCTTCTAATAAGGTTTCAGTTTGAGTGA
- the LOC126633314 gene encoding phosphoinositide phospholipase C 6-like isoform X2, translating into MGDSNAPHHNYKMFKCFNRKFKASEAGPPPDVKAVFAKYAQGGDRMSIDQFRTFLVEHQGESALTISDAHTILLQFTTHHPGEAAQHKKHVGGLSLQDFFHFLFLEEFNAPIRSQVHHDMNAPVSHYFIYTGHNSYLTGNQLSSDCSDVPIIKALQKGVKVIELDLWPNSAKDDVQVYHGRTLTAPVTLIKCLKSIKEHAFDKSPYPVVITFEDHLTPKLQAKVAELVIKTFGDTLHYPEAEDQMVEFPSPESLKNRIIISTKPPKECSESKSSKGKGSGRSSSEESGSDQDEEAIHSANAAEANSYQQSAPEYKRLITIHAGKPSGELKDALAVGDKVRRLSLSEQKLEKAAEDHGTDVVRFTQKNVLRVYPKGTRFNSSNYEPHVGWMHGAQMVAFNMQGKDKYNWLMHGMFKANGGCGYLKKPDFLMCKGPKGENIHGKWMALGF; encoded by the exons ATGGGGGACAGCAATGCACCGCACCACAATTACAAGATGTTCAAGTGCTTCAACCGGAAGTTCAAGGCTAGCGAGGCCGGCCCGCCGCCCGACGTCAAGGCGGTGTTCGCCAAGTACGCTCAGGGCGGGGACCGGATGTCCATCGACCAGTTCCGGACCTTTCTGGTCGAGCACCAGGGCGAGTCGGCCCTCACAATCTCCGACGCCCACACTATCCTCCTCCAGTTCACGACCCACCACCCGGGCGAGGCCGCGCAGCACAAGAAGCACGTGGGGGGACTCTCTCTCCAGGATTTCTTTCATTTCTTGTTCCTTGAAGAGTTCAACGCCCCAATCAGAAGTCAG GTACACCATGATATGAATGCTCCGGTATCACATTACTTCATATACACAGGGCATAATTCCTACCTTACTGGGAATCAACTGAGTAGTGATTGCAGCGATGTCCCAATCATCAAGGCATTGCAAAAGGGTGTTAAAGTAATTGAACTTGATCTGTGGCCAAACTCTGCAAAAGATGATGTTCAAGTTTATCATGGAAG GACCTTGACCGCTCCTGTGACGCTAATCAAATGCTTGAAGTCGATAAAAGAACATGCTTTTGATAAATCACCATACCCCGTTGTTATAACTTTTGAAGATCACCTCACTCCCAAGCTTCAGGCTAAAGTTGCAGAG TTAGTTATCAAAACATTTGGAGACACGCTGCATTATCCGGAGGCAGAAGACCAAATGGTAGAATTCCCATCACCCGAATCTTTAAAAAACCGAATTATTATCTCAACAAAACCGCCAAAAGAATGTAGCGAATCAAAGAGTTCGAAGGGCAAGGGTAGTGGAAGGTCTTCATCTGAAGAG AGTGGCAGTGATCAAGATGAAGAGGCTATCCACAGTGCCAATGCAGCTGAAGCCAATTCATACCAACAATCAGCGCCTGAGTACAAGCGTCTCATAACAATCCACGCTGGAAAACCATCAGGTGAATTAAAGGATGCTCTAGCAGTTGGTGATAAAGTTAGACGTCTTAGTTTGAGTGAACAAAAACTTGAAAAGGCGGCTGAAGATCATGGAACTGATGTCGTAAG GTTCACACAGAAGAATGTTCTAAGGGTGTACCCGAAAGGAACACGATTCAACTCCTCAAATTACGAACCACATGTTGGCTGGATGCATGGAGCTCAAATGGTTGCATTTAATATGCAG GGAAAGGACAAGTACAATTGGCTGATGCATGGGATGTTTAAAGCCAACGGAGGGTGTGGTTACTTAAAAAAGCCGGACTTTTTGATGTGCAAGGGTCCGAAAG GTGAAAATATACATGGGAAATGGATGGCACTTGGATTTTAG
- the LOC126623000 gene encoding phosphoinositide phospholipase C 2-like, with protein sequence MSKQTYKVCFCFQRRFKLAVKEAPPEIKALFDQYSENGIMTADHFHRFLTEVQKEESATKEEAQALIEQSVSELKHLNIFHRKVLNLEAFFKYLFGDINPPVSPALGVHHDMNAPLSHYFIYTGHNSYLTGNQLSSDCSDVPIIQALHRGVRVIELDIWPNSNKDDVDVLHGGTLTTPVELIKCLKSIKEHAFVASEYPVVITLEDHLTPDLQTKVAKMVTETFGEVLFSPGSECLKEFPSPASLKKRIIISTKPPQEYREAKDALQSESDPKSGKPPADEEAWGKEVPDAKGAIAVDDKHDELDEEDSNEEEDVDNGGSKSVAPEYKRLIAIHAGKPKGGLAECLKVDPNKVRRLSLSEQQLEKAAVTYGKEIVRFTQRNILRVYPKGIRVDSSNYNPMIGWSHGAQMVAFNMQGYGRSLWLMQGMFRANGGCGYVKKPDFLLKSGPHNEVFDPKSDLPVKQTLKVKVYMGEGWYYDFKHTHFDAYSPPDFYARVGIAGVAADSVMKKTKTLEDDWSPAWNEEFAFPLTVPELAVLRVEVHEYDMSEKDDFGGQTCLPVSELRTGIRAVPLNCRKGVPYKSVKLLMHFDFV encoded by the exons ATGTCGAAGCAGACCTACAAAGTGTGCTTCTGCTTCCAGCGGCGCTTCAAGCTCGCCGTCAAGGAAGCACCGCCGGAGATCAAGGCCTTGTTCGATCAATACTCGGAGAACGGCATCATGACCGCCGATCACTTCCACCGATTCCTGACGGAAGTGCAGAAGGAGGAGAGCGCCACCAAGGAGGAAGCTCAGGCCCTCATCGAACAGAGCGTCTCCGAGCTCAAACACCTCAACATCTTCCACCGCAAGGTCCTCAATCTCGAAGCATTCTTCAAGTACCTCTTCGGCGACATCAATCCCCCAGTCTCTCCAGCTCTCGGG GTGCACCATGATATGAATGCGCCATTGTCGCATTATTTCATATACACAGGGCACAATTCGTATCTGACTGGGAACCAGCTGAGCAGTGACTGCAGTGACGTTCCTATTATTCAAGCGCTTCACAGAGGAGTGAGGGTGATTGAGCTGGATATTTGGCCGAATTCGAATAAAGACGATGTCGATGTGCTTCATGGAGG GACATTGACTACCCCGGTGGAACTTATCAAGTGTTTGAAGTCTATTAAGGAACATGCCTTTGTTGCCTCTGAATACCCTGTTGTAATCACTTTGGAAGACCACCTGACCCCGGATCTTCAAACTAAAGTCGCTAAG ATGGTCACTGAAACATTTGGAGAGGTACTGTTTTCTCCTGGCTCGGAATGTCTGAAAGAATTTCCATCCCCAGCGTCACTAAAGAAAAGGATTATTATCTCGACCAAACCGCCTCAGGAATATCGTGAGGCAAAGGATGCTCTGCAAAGTGAAAGTGATCCGAAGAGTGGAAAACCTCCGGCTGATGAGGAAGCGTGGGGTAAAGAAGTCCCGGACGCCAAAGGTGCAATTGCGGTAGATGACAAG caCGATGAATTGGATGAagaagatagcaatgaggaggAAGATGTTGATAATGGTGGTTCCAAGTCCGTTGCACCTGAATATAAGCGTTTAATTGCCATTCATGCTGGGAAACCCAAAGGTGGATTAGCAGAGTGTCTCAAAGTAGATCCCAATAAAGTGCGGCGTCTTAGCTTAAGTGAGCAACAGCTCGAGAAGGCAGCAGTAACCTATGGAAAGGAAATTGTCAG GTTTACTCAGAGGAATATTTTGAGGGTGTACCCAAAGGGCATACGTGTTGACTCATCAAATTATAACCCAATGATTGGGTGGTCGCATGGGGCTCAAATGGTTGCATTCAATATGCAG GGATATGGAAGATCATTGTGGTTGATGCAGGGAATGTTTAGAGCCAATGGTGGGTGCGGCTATGTGAAAAAACCGGATTTTCTTTTGAAGAGTGGTCCACATAATGAGGTCTTTGATCCTAAATCTGATTTACCAGTGAAACAAACTTTGAAG GTAAAAGTATATATGGGAGAAGGATGGTACTATGATTTCAAGCATACACACTTCGATGCATATTCTCCTCCAGATTTTTATGCAAGG GTAGGAATTGCTGGAGTTGCTGCTGATAGTGtgatgaagaagacaaagacCCTAGAGGACGACTGGAGTCCAGCGTGGAACGAAGAATTTGCATTCCCATTAACTGTTCCAGAACTAGCTGTGCTCCGCGTTGAAGTTCACGAGTACGACATGTCAGAAAAGGACGATTTCGGAGGCCAAACATGCCTACCGGTGTCTGAGCTCAGAACAGGGATTCGAGCAGTTCCGTTAAACTGCCGGAAGGGAGTGCCGTACAAATCCGTAAAGCTTCTCATGCACTTTGATTTTGTTTGA